In the genome of Flexistipes sinusarabici DSM 4947, one region contains:
- the priA gene encoding replication restart helicase PriA, which yields MSLNYYDLILPVVPKGTFTYTSEHDIPVGSRVKVFFGSRIEHGIVKGKADKIHPDISYKNINEVLDDKPVFPEKYLTMFNKMSNYYQTPLGIAMRGVLAKSILSSERLDVDCDISDKSILLSLSNDQHSVYASLTKIIDSGFSANLLHGITGSGKTEIYIELVKECIKKGKQVIYIVPEISLTPQIVQRLSERLGFSVPVYHSKLSPKRKQKVFWGFNSGCYPLVIGARSALFIPSDNIGLIIVDEEHESSFKQEESPSYQLRDMAVMYADILNVPVVLGSATPSVESYFNALNGKYRYLELNKRFNEKQLPEIKIIDLKTSDIIDNLLSVKLYDKIFEKIKQNEQVLLLLNKKGYSKHLICKKCGTTLQCLNCSIALTYYKKGDYAKCSYCGEIYKFFKCSECGENDFLDFGHGTEKAVEILRELFGDTVIKLDTDSVTSHKKMQSILNDFYSGKYNIMVGTQLIAKGFNFPEVTLVGVLNIDNLLSLPDFRANERAYQLLMQVAGRAGRFIKKGEVFIQTYNPEMPVFQLLNSDSEKFYMEELSRRKEHDYPPFMRMVRIIISDTKEDRAKKTMETISEKINEAKSSETKTLGPSPAPIFKIKNRYRYSFIIKTPNVSRIQVLGRIARENFEVLKKGNMQLKLDVDPYFFM from the coding sequence ATGTCTCTCAACTATTACGATTTAATACTGCCTGTAGTTCCAAAAGGCACCTTTACTTACACCTCTGAACATGACATCCCTGTCGGTTCAAGGGTAAAGGTTTTCTTCGGCAGCCGCATTGAACATGGCATTGTAAAGGGGAAAGCCGACAAAATTCATCCGGATATCAGCTACAAAAATATCAACGAAGTCCTGGATGATAAGCCGGTATTTCCCGAAAAATATCTGACAATGTTCAACAAGATGTCAAATTATTATCAAACGCCGTTAGGAATTGCCATGAGGGGTGTTTTAGCAAAATCCATTCTCAGTTCAGAGAGACTGGATGTGGACTGTGATATTTCCGATAAGAGTATACTGCTGAGCCTTAGCAATGATCAGCACTCTGTTTATGCTTCCCTTACCAAAATAATTGATAGCGGTTTTTCGGCTAATCTGTTGCATGGAATAACAGGCAGCGGTAAAACAGAAATATACATAGAGCTTGTTAAAGAGTGTATTAAAAAAGGGAAACAGGTTATATATATTGTTCCCGAAATTTCACTCACGCCGCAAATTGTCCAACGCTTATCGGAAAGACTGGGTTTTTCAGTGCCCGTTTATCACTCAAAATTATCACCCAAACGAAAACAAAAGGTTTTCTGGGGATTTAATTCCGGCTGTTATCCGCTTGTCATCGGTGCCAGGAGCGCACTTTTCATACCTTCTGACAACATCGGCCTTATTATAGTGGATGAAGAACATGAAAGCAGTTTCAAGCAGGAGGAATCACCTTCTTACCAACTAAGGGATATGGCTGTAATGTACGCGGATATACTCAATGTCCCGGTTGTACTGGGAAGTGCAACCCCAAGTGTGGAGTCTTATTTCAATGCATTAAACGGTAAATACAGATATCTTGAACTCAACAAACGGTTCAATGAAAAACAATTACCGGAGATCAAAATTATTGATTTAAAAACCAGCGACATCATCGACAATTTGTTATCGGTAAAACTTTATGATAAAATTTTTGAAAAAATTAAACAGAATGAACAGGTTCTGCTTCTTCTCAACAAAAAGGGTTACTCAAAACATTTGATATGCAAAAAATGCGGGACAACCCTTCAGTGTCTGAACTGCTCTATAGCGCTGACGTATTACAAAAAAGGTGATTATGCAAAATGCTCTTATTGCGGGGAAATATATAAATTTTTCAAATGCAGTGAGTGCGGAGAAAATGATTTTCTTGATTTTGGACATGGTACGGAAAAGGCCGTTGAAATACTGAGAGAACTGTTTGGCGACACTGTAATAAAACTCGATACGGATAGTGTGACATCTCACAAGAAAATGCAAAGTATTCTGAATGATTTTTACTCCGGCAAATATAATATTATGGTTGGTACACAGCTGATTGCCAAAGGTTTTAATTTTCCGGAAGTAACTCTTGTCGGCGTTCTGAACATTGACAACCTTTTGTCTCTGCCTGATTTCAGAGCCAATGAAAGAGCATACCAGCTGCTAATGCAGGTGGCCGGCAGGGCAGGGCGTTTTATTAAGAAAGGGGAAGTGTTTATTCAAACCTATAATCCTGAAATGCCTGTTTTTCAGCTGTTAAACAGCGATTCGGAAAAATTTTATATGGAAGAGCTTAGCAGACGCAAAGAACATGATTACCCCCCTTTCATGCGAATGGTACGTATAATTATATCCGACACAAAAGAAGACAGAGCTAAGAAAACGATGGAAACTATTTCTGAGAAAATTAATGAAGCAAAATCTTCAGAAACTAAAACACTGGGGCCGTCTCCGGCTCCAATATTTAAAATAAAAAACAGATACAGATATTCTTTTATTATTAAAACGCCGAACGTGTCAA